From a single Apium graveolens cultivar Ventura chromosome 2, ASM990537v1, whole genome shotgun sequence genomic region:
- the LOC141707730 gene encoding eukaryotic translation initiation factor NCBP: protein MDLIEKKEGESVDQLSHNNPIADKEAEERQARDLKAGLHPLKNKFVLWYTRRTPGVRTQTSYEDNIKQIVDFSTVEAFWICYCHLARVSSLPSPTDLHLFKEGIRPLWEDAANCHGGKWIIRFKKVVSGRFWEDLVLALVGGQLDYGDDVCGAVLSVRFSEDILSVWNRNASDNQAVMSLRDAIKRHLKLPHSYVMEYKPHDASLRDNSSYRNTWLRG from the exons ATGGATTTGATTGAGAAGAAAGAAGGCGAGAGTGTAGATCAATTATCTCATAACAACCCTATCGCCGATAAAGAAGCTGAGGAACGTCAAGCTCGTGACCTCAAAGCTGGTCTCCACCCTCTCAag AATAAGTTTGTATTGTGGTACACCCGTCGAACACCAGGAGTTCGAACTCAGACATCATATGAAGACAACATAAAGCAAATAGTGGATTTTAGTACG GTTGAAGCCTTTTGGATATGCTACTGCCATTTGGCTCGTGTATCATCGTTGCCGAGTCCTACTGATTTGCATCTTTTCAAGGAAGGAATTCGGCCACTATGGGAG GATGCCGCTAATTGCCACGGTGGTAAGTGGATAATAAGGTTTAAGAAGGTTGTCTCAGGTCGCTTTTGGGAGGATCTG GTTCTGGCATTGGTAGGTGGCCAGCTCGACTATGGGGATGATGTTTGTGGAGCAGTATTGAGCGTCCGTTTCAGTGAGGATATATTGAGTGTGTGGAATCGCAATGCATCTGACAATCAG GCTGTTATGTCTTTGAGAGACGCAATCAAGCGACACTTGAAGCTTCCTCACAGCTACGTTATGGAATACAAGCCGCATGATGCTTCTCTGCGAGACAACTCATCATATCGGAACACATGGTTAAGAGGATAG
- the LOC141707731 gene encoding superoxide dismutase [Cu-Zn] 2, which produces MGSIKAVAIISGNTNVGGSLQFVQDSSGSTHVKGKITGLSPGLHGFHIHALGDTTNGCISTGPHFNPLQKNHGAPTDDDRHAGDLGNVVASPHGIAEVSIVDSRIPLSGQHSILGRAVVVHADPDDLGRGGHELSKTTGNAGARVGCGIIGLQSSV; this is translated from the exons ATGGGGAGTATAAAGGCAGTGGCAATCATCTCCGGCAACACCAACGTTGGTGGGTCCCTTCAGTTCGTTCAGGACTCCTCTG GGTCAACCCATGTGAAAGGGAAGATAACAGGACTCTCTCCAGGCCTTCATGGCTTTCATATTCATGCTCTTGGTGATACCACCAATGGCTGCATCTCCACTG GCCCACATTTTAATCCACTTCAGAAAAACCACGGTGCTCCTACTGATGATGACCGCCACGCTGGTGATTTGGGGAATGTCGTTGCTAGCCCTCATG GGATTGCTGAGGTCTCAATTGTAGATAGTCGG ATTCCATTAAGTGGACAGCACTCTATATTGGGGAGGGCAGTTGTCGTGCATGCTGATCCTGATGATCTTGGAAGAG GTGGCCATGAACTCAGCAAGACCACGGGGAATGCAGGTGCAAGAGTTGGATGCG GTATAATTGGGCTTCAGTCATCGGTGTAG